A single Numenius arquata chromosome 1, bNumArq3.hap1.1, whole genome shotgun sequence DNA region contains:
- the MLNR gene encoding motilin receptor, translated as MGGGSGGNGSEGEPWPWPPCDERLCLALPVRALVPVTAVCLGLFVVGVVGNVLTVLVIHGYHDMKTTTNLYLGSMAVSDLLILLGLPFDLYRLWRSRPWIFGQLLCRLSHYLSEGCTYCTILHITALTVERYLAICFPLKAKVVVTKRRVKAVIGVLWAFAFLSASPFFFLVGVEQPDNHTDSRECKPTPQAMESGLLATMFWVTTSYFVLPVICLNILYGFIGRELWRSNAHLRGPTTVLREKGHRQTIKILAVVVLAFVICWLPFHIGRIIFINTRDTRTMLFSQYFNIFALQLFYLSASINPILYNLISKKYRAAAYKLLVPQRAAERAFPVAKDAGGYTETSGSTRNEYATSF; from the exons AtggggggcggcagcggggggaacgGCAGCGAGGGCGAGCCCTGGCCCTGGCCGCCCTGCGACGAGAGGCTGTGCCTGGCGCTGCCGGTGCGGGCGCTCGTCCCCGTGACGGCCGTCTGCCTGGGGCTCTTCGTGGTCGGCGTGGTGGGCAACGTCCTGACGGTGCTGGTCATCCACGGCTACCACGACATGAAGACCACCACCAACCTCTACCTGGGCAGCATGGCCGTCTCGGACCTGCTCATCCTCCTGGGGCTGCCCTTCGATCTCTACCGCCTCTGGCGCTCCCGGCCCTGGATCTTTGGGCAGCTGCTGTGCCGCCTCTCCCACTACCTCAGTGAGGGCTGCACCTACTGCACCATCCTCCACATCACCGCCCTCACCGTGGAGCGCTACCTCGCCATCTGCTTCCCCCTCAAGGCCAAGGTGGTCGTCACCAAGCGCCGGGTGAAAGCCGTCATCGGCGTCCTCTGGGCCTTCGCCTTCCTCTCTGCCAGCCCTTTCTTCTTCCTGGTCGGCGTGGAGCAGCCCGACAACCACACCGACAGCCGGGAGTGCAAGCCCACCCCACAGGCCATGGAGTCTGGCCTGCTGGCCACCATGTTCTGGGTCACCACCTCCTACTTCGTCCTGCCCGTCATCTGCCTCAACATCCTCTACGGCTTCATCGGCCGGGAGCTGTGGCGGAGCAACGCCCACCTGCGAGGCCCCACCACGGTCCTCCGGGAGAAGGGCCACCGCCAGACCATCAAGATCTTGG CTGTGGTGGTTCTGGCCTTTGTAATTTGCTGGTTGCCTTTCCACATTGGCAGGATCATATTTATAAATACCCGGGACACCAGGACGATGCTGTTCTCCCAGTACTTTAATATATTTGCTCTGCAGCTTTTCTACCTGAGCGCATCCATCAACCCCATCCTCTACAACCTCATTTCGAAGAAGTACAGGGCAGCAGCCTACAAGCTGCTGGTGCCACAGCGAGCTGCAGAAAGGGCTTTCCCGGTGGCGAAAGACGCCGGTGGCTACACGGAGACCAGCGGGAGCACGAGAAACGAGTACGCCACCAGCTTCTGA